The genomic stretch CTGTGaaattcttttaacttttcattaTGAAGAGTCTCATAAGAAAAtatggtgggggtggtggtgaaaTGCTCCTGGCTGTTGTTGGCCAAAAGAGATCTGGGGCACAAGGGCAGAAGCAAGGATCCTGGAGAGGTGGCACCTGTCATAGTCTTGCTGAAAGATGACAAGCCCTGGTGGTAGCAGCAGAGGTGCGggggggcattttttttttaagaggtagggtcttgctctgttggccaggctggagtgcagtagtgaacatagctcactgcagcctcaaaccgcTGGGGTCAAGCATTTCTctcgcctcagtctccagagtagctgagactacaggagcatgccaccacgccccactaactGTTGCATTAGTCTTtttctatagagatggggtctcgctatgttgtccaggctggtctccaacaggGAGGGATATTtctttttggaagattttttttttttttttgatacagggtctcgctctgttaccaaggctggaatgcagtggcatgaccttggctcactgcagtctccacctcctgggttcaagcaattctacctcagcctcctgagaagctgggattacaggctctccCCACCACACCAGCAAATGGGagggatatttctttctttctttttttttttctgagacagagtctctctcggttgcacccaggctggagtgcagtggcgcgatctcggctcactgcaacctccacctcctgggtttaagcaattctcctgcctcagtctcccgagtagcttgggattacaggcgtccgccaccacacccagctaatttttgcatttttagtagagatggggtttcaccatgttggccaggctggtcttgaactccttacctcaggtgatccgcctacctcggtctcccaaagtgctgggattacaggcgtgagccaccgtgctcagctgaGAGGGATATTTCTTGATGTGTTTTCAAGATTGAGCTGATGGGGCTTGACCGTCCGAGATGAGGGGAATAGCAGTGCAGGTGATGGTGGGACCACCTACAGAGCGGGGATGACAGAATAGAAGTGGCCAGATAAAGGCTGCAGGAGAAGTCTTGGGAGTTGGGAGAGCAGGTCGGGGTCCATGGTCAGGGGTTGATCTTCTCTGGTCCAGAAAAGTCctctctggctgggcgtggtggctcacgcctgtaatcccagcactttgggaggccgaggcagggggatcatgaggtcaggagatcgagaccatcctggctaacatggtgaaaccccgtctctactaaaaatacaaaaaattagccgggcgtgatggtgggcacctgtagtcccagctactcgggaggctgaggcagaagaatggcgtgaactgggaggcggagtttgcagtgagctgagattgcaccactgcactccagcctggagcgacagagtgagactccgtctcaaaaaaaaaaaaaaaaaaagaaaagtcctctCTGGGGAAGTGACATTTGCCCTGAGAGCTGAAGGGTAAGAATTTGCTTGGTCGAGGCCTGTTTAGGCGGAAACAGGAGTACATGAAGAAGTCCCGAGGCAGGAAGAATTTGATgggaatttaaaaagttaaaaaaaaaaaaaatgggactgggcatggtggctcacacctgtaatcctggcactttgggaggctgaggcatgcggatcacctaaggccaggagtttgagaccagcctgaccaacatggtgaaaccttgtctgcactaaaaattcaaaaaaaaaaaaaatagcccggtgtggtggcggatgcctgtaataccagctgcttaggaggctcaggcaggaggatcacttaaatctgggaggcggaggttgcaatgagccgagactgcgctattgtactccagcctgggcaacaagatcaaaactccatctcaaaaaaaaaaaaaaaaaaaattagccaggcatgttggcaggcacctgtaatcccagccctttgggaggctgaggcaggagaattgcttgaacccggaaggcagagctttcagtgagccgagattgcgccactgcactccatcctgggtgtcagagcaagactccatcttaaaaaaaaaaaaaaaaaaaaaatggaagcagcTCAGCGAGGCACAAAACAGGAAGTGGAAAGGTGGAGTGAGGTCAGGCCAAAGCCTGCACACAGGGCTTGTGGGCTGCGCTGTGCCTTCGGGTCTTCATCCTGAGGGTACTGGGGAGCCACAGAAGGCTCAGGGGTGGGGCAGTTGAGAGTAACATTATCttgtttacaattttattttttttttttatttattttttgagacggattcttgctctgttgtccaggctggcgtgaaatggcgtgatctgggctcactgcaacctctgcctcctgggttcaagcgattcacctgcctcagcatcccaaggagctgggattacaggtgcctgccaccacacccagctaatttttgtatttatttattttgagatggagttttgctcttgttgcccaggctggagtgcaatggcgcaacctcggctcactgcaacctccgcctcccgggttcaagcaattctcctgcctcagactcccaagtagctgggattacaggcatgtgccaccacgcccggctaattttgtatttttagtagagatggcattactctgtattggtcaggctggtcttgaactcccgacctcaagtgatccgcctgccctggcctcccaaaatgctgggattacaggcatgagccgccgcacctggccatgTTTACAATTTTTGAAGCCGACTTCAATTGTGGGTGGCAGAAATCTTTGAGGGGAGGCAAAGAATTGAGAAAGGAGGTTTGGGGCCACTATCTCCAGGCAGTGGGGACAAGGTTCAGTCCCTAACGCCCACTCCACTCCCCACAGGCCCTGTGCACCAAGGTGCCGGAACTGATCAGAACCATCATGGGCTGGACATTGGACTTCCTCCGGGAGCGGCTGTTGGGCTGGATCCAAGACCAGGGTGGTTGGGTGAGACTCCTCAAGcctcctcacccccaccaccGCGCCCTCAccactgcccctgccccaccGTCCCTGCCCCCCCGCCACTCCTCTGGGACCCTGGGCCTTCTGGAGCAGGTCACAGTGGTGCCCTCTCCCCATCTTCAGATCATCAGATGTGGTCTATAATGCGTTTTCCTTACATGTCTGATCAATCCCCGATTCATCTACCCTGCTGACCTCCCAGTGACCCCTGACCTCACTGTGACCTTGACTTGATTAGTGCCTTCTGCCCTCCCTGGAGCCTCCACTGCCTCTGGAATTGCTCAAGTTCATTGATGACCCTCTGACCCtagctctttccttttttttttttttccccactgagaaggggtctcgctatgttgcccaggttggtctcgaactcctggcctcaagcgatcctcccgcctcagcctctcaaagtgctgggattacaggtgtgagccaccatgcctggcctgagtcCAGCTCTTTAATGCCCATTCATCTCAGTCCCCTGCCCGCAATCCTGCCTTCTGGCCTCCTCCGTCCCTGATCCCGCCTCTGCCTGCCCAGGGGCTGCCCCTGGCCGAGTCACTGAAGCGACTGATGTCCCTGTCTCCAGGACGGCCTCCTCTCCTACTTTGGGACGCCCACGTGGCAGACCGTGACCATCTTTGTGGCGGGAGTGCTCACCGCCTCACTCACCATCTGGAAGAAGATGGGCTGAGGCCCCCAGCTGCCTTGGACTGTGTTTTTCCTCCATAAATTATGGCATTTTTCTGGGAGGGGTGGGGATTGGGGGACATGGgcatttttcttacttttgtaATTATTGGGGGGGTGGGGAAGAGTGGTCTTGAGGGGGTAATAAACTTCCTTCGGGACACACTTCGGCATCTGAGTCACTGGGCCTCTGCCCCGCTCCCCGGCACGTCAGGAGAGCCGGCCCTGTCCGCTGCCCCACGCCGGGCCCGCCGTCTGCTGGCCTAGAGATACCTGCTTGGGCCACTCAGGGACGTGGGGCTCTCTGCACTCACTTGACATCTTTTTCTGGGGTGCCCTATGGGGTCTGTGGGTTAGGGATGAGTTGGTCCTGGGCCTGACCTGCAGGAGCTCacgggaaaggaaaagaagggagcTCACGGGAAAGGAAAAGGGAGCTCACGGGAAAGGAGGGTGATAGGTGGTACATCTGTCGCAGCCCAGGATGATCTGTGCGGGACAGAGGCAGCGGCCTGTGAGGCCCAAGCAGGCGTGTGGGTAGGGGAAGAACAGCACGGCCGGCTGCAGAGCAAGCCTCCGGGGCCCGGGGACCACAGCCTGGCATGTCACACGTGGGACCTCAGGAGGCCATACCTTTACTGAGCTGGAGAATGggagtggggggaggagggatgggaggaCCAGAGGAGCAGGAAGGGCTCTGGAGCCTGGTGGTGAGGTCGCTGGAGGGTGGCAGGCTGAGGACACCAGGGCGAGGGCCCACGGGAGAGGCCTCCTGAGCTGGGCTGAGGACAGAGAGGAAGGGACCTGGCTGGGGACTgagaggctggagggcagggcagaggaggaggaacCTGGTCTGGCCCCACAGCTGGGTGGGGCCCCCCTGGAGAGGAACTGCCGGAAGAAGGTGCTGAGCTCAGAGGCCCAGTGACCTTAGACACAGGCGGAGCGAAGACAAGGGGGCTAGAGGATGTGGGTTCTCAGTCACAGGGTCTCTGGCGCCCCCCTCTGGGTCTTTACCCCCTCccatctctgggtctctgtccccactctctctctgggtctttgCTTTCCGGGCCTCTGTTCCCACCCCACCTTTGGCCCTCTTTCTCTGGGCCTCTTTCCACCCCTGGCACCCAGACCTCTGGccccctctctctgggtctctgtcccccgcTCTGGATCTCTGGCCCCCCATCTCTCTCTGGGTCTGTCCCCCCACCCTGAGTttctgtccccctctctctgggtctctgtcctctCTCTGGCTGTCACTCTCTCTTGGGTCTCTGTACCtcccctctctctgggtctctttccctctccctggtCTCTGTCCCCCGCCCCCGGGTCCCTGTCCCCCGCCCCCGGGTCCCTGTCCCCCGCCCCCAGGTCCCTGTCCCCCCAACCCCAGGTCTCAGTCCTCCCTAGTCTCTGTCCCCTTCTCTCTGAGTCCCTGTCccccctctctctgggtctctgtcccccctTCTCTGGATCTCTGTCCCCACCTCTCTCTGGATATCTGTCCCCCACTCTGGATTTCTGTCCCCTCCCGCCGGATCCCTCTGAGTCTCTATCCCCCCCACCCCCGTGTCTCTGTACCTCCCTGCCTCTGTCCCCCCCCCACCTCTGTCCccccctctctctgggtctcttttcccctccctctgggtctctgtccccctctctctaGGTctgtccccctcccctctctctcagGGTCTCTGTACCCCTCTGTCTCCGGGTCTGTTTtcccctctctctgggtctctgtccccctgcccaggtctctgtccccctctctctcaGGGTCTCTGTCTGAGTCTCTttttctctgggcctctgtctccccaccccacatTCTCTATGGTCTTCAGATCCTGTCTCTCTcagcccctcctctccctccacctaTGGGCCCCAAGGCCCCTCTTGGCCGACCAAAGGTCTCTGGGCTGAGGTATGACATTTGGTAAATGAGTAACTCGGGCCCCACAGTCAACGGGGTGCTTTGGATGGCTGCCCCTCCTCCATGGACTCTTCCCAGAGACCCCAAgtcaggggagagagaggggcagAGGATCAATGAGTGTACACTGAGCCACCACTCAGAGTGAGGGGACAATATGGCCACAGGCAggatcccagaaaaaaaaaattatgggaaCCAAAAAGACACGGAGACAAAGCACACAGCCGGCTTCCAACAAGGGGGGACCTTGGGGTAGGGGGCCCGATTTGGGTCTGAGCCAGGTCTAGTTCTGAGGGTCCCACCAAAAAAGTCGGGGAGTGCCAAGGGGATGAGGTCAGCGAGTGGCCCCACCCCCATCCGTCCCCGCGGGGGCCCCTTCCCGCGCTGAGCTCAGCATGACTCAGCAGTCGCTGCCTGCAACAAGGACCCCAGATACCGGCCTGGCGGGGCATCTGCAGATCCCCTCGGTCAGGGGCTGCCCCGCCTGGGCTGTTCGGAGCAGCTCCTCTGTAGGGCAGGGCCTGACCTCACCCCACACCCCAGTGGCTTCAGCTCCCTGCCCAGCGCACGGGCTGCCTCCATCAGGGCACTTAAGTAGAGTCAAGGTTTGCGCCGACTCCGTCTCCCAGAAATCAACGTGGACCAGGCCCACTTAAAAAATATGCATTAGTCGAAGACAGACGTCTCGTCCATAGGTCCCCAGACTGTTTGTCCACAACGCAGGGCTTCTCTTTGTGGGCCTGAAAGAGCACACGTCAGGCAAGACACGAGGGCAACTTCAGAGACACTGTTCAGGGCCACGGAGAATTCTCGAAGTCTGTGAGTTGCCTCCAAAACAGCCTCCAGGAAATGCAATCCCAGAGACACCGCAAAGCTCAAAACAGACTTTTCATTCCTCCCCATTTCCACTCCCAGAAAAAGCCTGGGCCCCTGAAAGAGCTCCAAGGTATCCCCAAAGTCCCAGCCCATCTTTGGAGGGTTCCAGAGGGCTGTCCAGGGTTCCAGAAGTCACCCTACCTCATACAATGCTCCTCCTGGGCTTCCCGCACTGGGTGAAACCCACGGCTCCAGAATAACTGCCCTTTCCAACTTGCAGAGCACCTCAAGAACCTAAAGATTTCCCCGGGGAGGGCTCCAAAATATAGAGAGTTTGCATCGTGAACCCCCACCTCTGTAAATCCCAGGACTCCAGTCCCCGCAACACTCCATTTTCCAGAGATCTCCAGGGGTCCAGAAATAACACCTCACAGCCTTCCAAGCTTCCCAAGGATCCGGAGACTCCTTATCTCGCAGCGCAAACCTCAGGCAACTACAGGTCCTCCCTGCACCTTTGAggtgcccctccccccactcaAGGTTCCAGAAAAATCCATGCCCTCGGAAACCCCAGAATCTTACTTTCCCGAGGCACCCCCAGGACCCCAGGGTCATCAGTTCACAGGGCTGTTAGTGCTCCCATAAAACTCTAGCCTCCCAGAGggaccccagcccccaccctcccGCCCACGAACCCCTGCATTTCCAGAATCAGCCCCAGGGCCCCAACCCCCCCAAGCCCCCATTTCACAACACGCTGGCGCTACAGGCGCGTGACTTCCCCTTGCTTTGGGGCGGGGGGCTGAGACTCCTATGTGCTCCGGATTGGTCAGGCACGGCCTTCGGCCCCGCCTCCTGCCACCGCAGATTGGCCGCTAGCCCTCCCCGAGCGCCCTGCCTCCGAGGGCCAGCGCACTATAAAAGAAGCCGCCCTAGCCACGTCCCCTCGCAGTTCGGCGGTCCCGCGGGTCTGTCTCTTGCTTCAACAGTGTTTGGACGGAACAGATCCGGGGACTCTCTTCCAGCCTCCGACTGCCCTCCGATTTCCTCTCCACTTGCAACCTCCGGGACCATCTTCTCGGCCATCTCCTGCTTCTGGGACCTGCCAGCACCGTTTTTGTGGTTAGCTCCTTCTTGCCAACCAACCATGAGCTCCCAGATTCGTCAGAATTATTCCACCGACGTGGAGGCAGCCGTCAACAGCCTGGTCAATTTGTACCTGCAGGCCTCCTACACCTACCTCTCTCTGGTGAGTCCCCAGGACGCCCCTGGCCCTAATTTCCTACAGCTGCGCACCTCCGGCCCTCACTGCACGCGCCAGCCTTCTTTGTGCGGTCGGGTAAACAGAGGGCGGAGTCCCCTTGGCCTCGCCTCCCGCTAACCATTGTTGCCTCCATCTCTTCCCGTAGGGCTTCTATTTCGACCGCGATGATGTGGCTCTggaaggcgtgagccacttcttCCGCGAATTGGCCGAGGAGAAGCGCGAGGGCTACGAGCGTCTCCTGAAGATGCAAAACCAGCGTGGCGGCCGCGCTCTCTTCCAGGACATCAAGGTAACTAGTGTGTGGGTAATGGACTACATCTCCCAGCAGGCCGTGCGCGCGAGGAGCCTTGATTTGAGGGCTTAGGTGTCGCGTGGGCTTCTGGGAGATTGAGTTCGGTCTTGTGAGCCCTCTTAACCGCTGGAAATAGAGGCGCACCTCGTGCAGTGCCCACAAGACGCGGCAGTCCACACCGCTGCATGGTCTTAGGGACGTATAGCTGTAAGAGCTAGGACAGGGTGCGGAGAGTGATAAATACAAGCTGTCACATGTCTTTGTGGCCTGGGCCTCTGACCCCCAACGACTCTTGGGAAATGTAGGTTTAGTTCTATGTGCCGAGTGTGTGTATTCTGAGCCATTTCTCCCTTCTGTATAGAAGCCAGCTGAAGATGAGTGGGGTAAAACCCCAGACGCCATGAAAGCTGCCATGGCCCTGGAGAAAAAGCTGAACCAGGCCCTTTTGGATCTTCATGCCCTGGGTTCTGCCCACACGGACCCCCATGTACGTACCCGCTGCATCCATGGCTACCCAACCATACCCCTCAAGCCTCTGCTCCCTTTGGGCAAATTTCCTTCAGAGACTCATTTCACACCTGTCACATTTTAATCTGCAACTggctgctctctctccctcttttccagGGATTGGGTTTCtaatttctccctcttctctctcagcTCTGTGACTTCCTGGAGACTCACTTCCTAGATGAGGAAGTGAAGCTTATCAAGAAGATGGGTGACCACCTGACCAACCTCCACAGGCTGGGTGGCCCGGAGGCTGGGCTGGGCGAGTATCTCTTCGAAAGGCTCACTCTCAAGCACGACTAAGCCTTCTGAGCCCAGCGACTTCTGAAGGGCCCCTTGCAAAGTAATAGGGCTTCTGCCTAAGCCTCTCCCTCCAGCCAATAGGCAGCTTTCTTAACTATCCTAACAAGCCTTGGACCAAATGGAAATAAAGCTTTTTGATGCAGCTGGtggttttgtgtgtggtgtggaaGATGAGGTGGGATCTGTTCTCATAAAGCTTCTGGCTGGGTTGGGATGCCAGTGAAAGAGGAGTTGGCCCCATCTCCCATTTTCTTACCTGTCCTAAGACAAGAGGCTATCTGGGTAGTGTTGAACCTGAGGGTTCTCTGCTTGCCTGGCTGTTAACTGTCCCTCCCAGATGGTAGAGATAGACTCCAGGGAGTTGAATTAAGACCTAGGTTGGTACCTAGAAACAGACGTTAGGTCTCAGCCAGAAACAGCCCTATTTAACGAGTGATTATGGGGCCGGGTGGGTCgctcacctgatgtcaggagttcgagaccagcctgaccaacatgaagaaaccccgtctctactaaaatacaaagttagctgggtgtggtggctcatacctgtaatcccagctagtcaggaggttgaggtaggagaatcacttgaacctgggaggcggaggttgcagtgagctgagatggcgtcattgcactccagcctgggcaaaaagagtggaactcccatctcaaacaaaaaacatgtcTGCCTcacggaagttgcggtgagctgagatggtgccactgtgctccagcttgggcaacagagtaagactctgtctcaaaaaagaaaaaagcctcaaTTCTGGGAGGCAGTTGGAATTATTAGGCCCTTTATATGGGCACATTGACGCTATTGCTATGCAACTTGCATGGCAACCAGGAGGCTCACTGAGGTCTTTGCTCCAGAGTTTAGAGATTACGGCCCGAGCTTGAGTGATCCCAATGTGAGGCGCACACTGAGAGGAACTGGCCAGTGGAGCTGAGCAGCCAGGAACACGTGATGCCCAAGCAATGCTGGACAAGGGGTTTAGGGTTCATCACAGAAATGGGATGTGAAACTTTGGGCCGGATTCTCCAAATGGGAACTGAAGAAGCTTAAAACAGGCCTTAAAAAGCACTTGCTGTGTCCAAGCTGCAAAACTGCTGTGTCAGCTCTgactcttccccttctccttcccctggggctggggcagggtggttcaagcctgtaatcccagcactttgggaggccaaggcaggaggatcacttgagcccaggaggttgagaccagcctaagcaacatagggagaccccccattctctaaaaaaaataaataaatttaaccaggtgtggtggcacgtgcctatagtccctgttacttgtgaggctgaggtgagaggatcactcgagcctgggaggttgaggctgcagtaagccatgattgctccattgcactccagtctgggattCAGAGGgagagaccctgtatcaaaaaaagaagtggccaggcgcggtgggtcacacctgtaatcccagcactttgggaggccgaggcgggcagatcacctgagtttaagagtttggagaccagcctggccaacaacgtgaaaccccgcctctactaaaaatacacaaattagcccggtgtagtggcgtgctcctgtagtcccagctactcagggggctaaggcaggagaattgcttaaacccaggaggcagaggttacagtgagctgagacgagattgctctccactgcactccagcctggaagcaaggtgagactcttgtctcaaaaaaacaaaacaaaacaaaacaaaaaccatcctggccaacatggtgaaaccccatctctactaaaaataaaaaaatgagctgggcgtagtggcgggcgcctgtaatcccagctactctggaggctgaggcaggagattcacttgaacccaggaggtggaggttgcagtgagccaagatcatgccactgcactccagcctggtgacagagcgagacgccgtctcaaaaaaaaaaaaaaaaaaaagctacatgagGTTCACAGCTGTCCTATAGATCTTCCTCCCAGTCACACAGCCCCTTTATGCCAAAGATGTCTTAAGTCAAATTTTTGCCACTTGCAAATCAAGTCCCAAGTAAGCAATCAGAGATACCTTCCATGAATGACACTGGAATTTTAGAACAGCAAAATCCAAGTCTCTCTAGAATAAGAGGATGAGCTCAGACCAGGGAAGGGGTGGCACTGGGGGGACGTCACAGCCAGGCCCACCAAGTGTCATGTCTGACCACACCTGGGATTCTTAAATatagatgtatttttttcatctcaTCTCCGGACACACTCCAATCAcacccctcctgccctcccctctcAACTGCAAACCAAGCGGTGCAGACACAGCACAGCACACATGAGGGGCCCTCCCTTTCACCAAAGCTGAAGGCAGGGCACAGTTTGGGGATGGAAGAGCCGCGAGGTAAATGTGGGGGTTCTAGAACCCAGTGACCTCAGTTCTGGATCATGGGAAAGGGATCAGTATGCAGTAACGTGGTAAGGTTCCAGATCTAGAAGCCAGGACCTAGAACCTAGTGGTTTCACAGTGGGCAGAGCAGTTGGGAATAAGCCAGGTTAGGGGTGGGGGAAGACAGCCAGCTCTGTCCTCTGCAGGCGGATTCCCTGGAGGGAGATCTCAGATTTAGAAAGGAAGAGTAGGACCTGGTCCAGAAAGACAGGAAGGCATCTGGACTGAGACTGTGT from Pan paniscus chromosome 20, NHGRI_mPanPan1-v2.0_pri, whole genome shotgun sequence encodes the following:
- the FTL gene encoding ferritin light chain yields the protein MSSQIRQNYSTDVEAAVNSLVNLYLQASYTYLSLGFYFDRDDVALEGVSHFFRELAEEKREGYERLLKMQNQRGGRALFQDIKKPAEDEWGKTPDAMKAAMALEKKLNQALLDLHALGSAHTDPHLCDFLETHFLDEEVKLIKKMGDHLTNLHRLGGPEAGLGEYLFERLTLKHD